One segment of Panicum virgatum strain AP13 chromosome 3K, P.virgatum_v5, whole genome shotgun sequence DNA contains the following:
- the LOC120700043 gene encoding auxin-responsive protein IAA31-like: protein MEVAAAAAAAASYVADDVDRCLKATELRLGLPGTELETAPAAAALPTPPSTPRGKKRDGNTAGAEEAAKTAPPAAKAQVVGWPPVRSYRKSCFQQSSSSAAKSKPAAPPEEKAPAPAPVAAGGNANAAMFVKVSMDGAPYLRKVDLKMYKGYRELREALEAMFLCFSGGADAPAAVNPSDFAVTYEDKDGDLMLVGDVPFDMFISTCKRLRIMKGSEARGLGSVKNN from the exons atggaggtcgccgccgccgccgccgccgcagcgagcTACGTGGCCGACGACGTTGACCGCTGCCTCAAGGCGACCGAGCTGAGGCTCGGCCTGCCGGGCACCGAGCTAGagacggcgccggccgccgcggcgctgccgACGCCGCCGTCCACGCCCCGGGGCAAGAAGCGCGACGGGAacaccgccggcgccgaggaggcAGCCAagaccgcgccgccggccgccaa GGCTCAGGTGGTGGGGTGGCCGCCGGTGAGGTCCTACAGGAAGAGCTGCTTCCAGCAgtccagcagcagcgccgccaagagcaagccggcggcgccgccggaggagaaggccccggccccggcccctgTCGCCGCCGGTGGCAACGCCAACGCGGCGATGTTCGTCAAGGTGAGCATGGACGGGGCCCCCTACCTGAGGAAGGTCGACCTCAAGATGTACAAGGGCTACCGCGAGCTCAGGGAGGCCCTGGAGGCCATGTTCCTCTGCTTCTCCGGCGGCGCTgacgcgccggcggccgtgAACCCCTCCGACTTCGCCGTCACCTACGAGGACAAGGACGGCGACCTCATGCTCGTCGGCGACGTCCCCTTCGA CATGTTCATCAGCACCTGCAAGAGGTTGAGGATCATGAAGGGGTCTGAAGCCAGAGGCCTGGGCTCAGTGAAGAACAACTGA
- the LOC120700045 gene encoding light-inducible protein CPRF2-like — protein sequence MAGAGAGAAAAAAADDDVVEVSCGGDGRDPGAYAAVLKRRLDLYCAAVAKSMEAKSQESSLGYPNSQASDTSQLISQASFDDDGDGATLVINSNIIDHEDFRGNPANNGTSKEQSDDDGDLEENTDPANTKKMRRMLSNRESARQSRKRKQAHLTDLESQVSKLTSENASLLKRLADMTQKYKDATLDNRNLTVDVETMRRKVNISEEAVRRLTGTTLLLSTKCDKTASSMRLTSYPSDAGSASVAIEDSMEHFLQAPLQSDPIKLDHPNAAILLTRREMGTKPDSLQRVASLEDLQKRIHRDSIHSETASTFSDPEALANG from the exons atggcgggcgccggcgccggcgccgctgccgctgccgctgccgacgACGACGTGGTGGAGGTTAGCTGCGGTGGAGACGGCCGCGACCCCGGCGCGTACGCGGCGGTGCTCAAGAGGAGGCTCGACCTGtactgcgccgccgtcgccaaaTCCATG GAAGCTAAATCACAAGAATCTTCGTTGGGCTACCCCAACTCACAAGCTTCAGACACTTCACAATTGATTTCTCAAGCTTCCTTCGATG ATGATGGAGATGGGGCAACCCTAGTTATAAACTCAAATATCATAGACCATGAGGATTTTCGAGGAAATCCAGCTAACAATGGTACATCAAAGGAACAATCAGATGATGATGGCGATCTTGAGGAGAATACTGACCCTGCCAATACAAAGAAGATGAGGAG AATGCTGTCAAATCGGGAATCAGCTAGGCAATCAAGAAAGAGGAAGCAAGCGCACCTGACTGATCTTGAATCACAG GTTTCCAAGTTAACATCTGAGAATGCATCTTTGCTAAAGCGCCTGGCTGATATGACTCAGAAATACAAGGATGCGACCCTTGACAATAGAAATCTTACGGTTGATGTTGAGACTATGAGGAGAAAG GTGAACatat CTGAGGAAGCTGTCAGGAGACTAACGGGAACAACCCTTCTGTTATCCACCAAATGTGACAAGACAGCAAGCAGCATGCGCTTGACTTCATATCCATCCGATGCGGGTTCTGCTTCTGTCGCCATTGAAGATAGCATGGAACATTTTCTTCAGGCGCCCCTTCAAAGCGATCCGATCAAGCTTGACCACCCAAATGCAGCAATTCTTCTGACCAGACGGGAGATGGGCACCAAGCCGGATTCTCTGCAACGTGTTGCTAGCTTGGAGGACCTGCAGAAGAGGATCCATAGAGATTCAATACATTCTGAGACTGCATCAACATTCTCAGACCCTGAAGCTCTTGCCAATGGGTAA
- the LOC120700047 gene encoding BURP domain-containing protein 13-like yields the protein MHPSALLMILVVAGAAAGAVHGHPAAMTPAAQFWQQALPGTTMPAAIADLVQQGIDHSPLVKHYAAQQPGISPCLLFNSVCDPRMVAETGIFFHEAQLRPGSAMTLSLPAEVESAILPRDVAGKVPFGNLADVLAAFSIPAGSAEAAQVRDTLSRCQEPPVAGEVKACATSLEGTVRSAMGMLGSPSQGVWAATSTLPRGGLPRQPYAVEAVTPLAGSRYVSCHRVPFPYAVYQCHARIGYRAYVASLRGLGGGPAASMLAFCHVDTSSWNPAHPAFGILNTRPGGSPVCHFMPYGDLAFVNKADKA from the exons ATGCATCCATCCGCGCTCCTTATGATCCtggtggtcgccggcgccgccgccggcgcggtgcACGGCCACCCTGCAGCTATGACTCCGGCGGCACAGTTCTGGCAGCAGGCCCTCCCCGGCACGACGATGCCAGCGGCCATTGCAGATCTTGTCCAGCAAG GCATCGATCACTCGCCGCTTGTGAAGCACTACGCTGCACAGCAGCCCGGTATCAGTCCATGCCTACTCTTCAACTCCGTTTGTGATCCGCGGATGGTCGCGGAGACGGGCATCTTCTTCCACGAGGCGCAGCTGCGTCCGGGCAGCGCCATGACGCTCTCCCTCCCGGCAGAGGTCGAGTCCGCAATCCTCCCCCGCGACGTCGCCGGGAAGGTCCCCTTCGGAAACCTAGCAGACGTGCTCGCCGCCTTCAGCATCCCGGCGGGCTCCGCCGAGGCCGCCCAGGTGAGGGACACCCTGAGCAGGTGCCAGGAGCcacccgtcgccggcgaggtcaaGGCCTGCGCCACGTCCCTGGAGGGCACCGTGCGGAGCGCCATGGGCATGCTTGGGAGCCCCAGCCAGGGCGTGTGGGCGGCCACGTCGACGCTCCCCCGCGGCGGCCTGCCGCGCCAGCCGTACGCCGTCGAGGCGGTCACCCCGCTCGCCGGCAGCCGCTACGTGTCCTGCCACAGGGTGCCGTTCCCGTACGCCGTCTACCAGTGTCACGCAAGGATAGGATACAGAGCCTACGTGGCGTCGCTTAGGGGCCTCGGCGGTGGCCCGGCGGCTTCCATGCTGGCGTTCTGCCACGTCGACACCTCCAGCTGGAACCCGGCTCACCCGGCCTTTGGGATCCTCAACACTCGCCCGGGTGGAAGCCCAGTGTGCCACTTCATGCCGTATGGGGATCTGGCGTTCGTTAACAAGGCTGACAAAGCCTAG
- the LOC120700048 gene encoding protein RAFTIN 1A-like, with translation MDPSTLLLIMVVAGAGAVHGHPATDTPAAQFWEQALPGTTMPEAIADLVKKGIEHSPLVEHYSALPSISVCTLFSSVCNPRTVAETGIFFHEAQLLPGSAMTLSFPAEAEAAILPHDVAGKVPFGSLRDVLNTFDIPAGSDEAAQVRDTLRRCQEPPVAGEVKACATSLESTVRSAMGMLGTLNEQGVWAATSALPRGGLPRQTYVVRAVTALDGDRYVSCHRVPFPYAVYQCHAAGNGYRAYVVSLSGLRGGPAASMLAFCHVDTSSWNPAHPAFEVLNTHPGGMPVCHFMPYGDLAFVKKAGRAY, from the exons ATGGATCCATCAACGCTCCTTCTGATTAtggtggtcgccggcgccggcgcggtgcACGGCCACCCTGCCACCGACACTCCGGCGGCACAGTTCTGGGAGCAGGCCCTCCCGGGCACGACGATGCCAGAGGCCATTGCAGATCTTGTCAAGAAAG GCATTGAGCACTCGCCGCTCGTGGAGCACTACTCTGCACTCCCCAGTATCAGTGTATGCACACTCTTCAGCTCCGTTTGCAATCCACGGACGGTCGCCGAGACCGGCATCTTCTTCCACGAGGCACAGCTGCTGCCGGGCAGCGCCATGACGCTCTCCTTCCcggcggaggccgaggcggcgaTCCTCCCCCACGACGTCGCCGGGAAGGTCCCCTTCGGGAGCCTCCGCGACGTCCTCAACACCTTCGACATCCCGGCCGGCTCCGACGAGGCCGCGCAGGTGAGGGACACCCTGCGCAGGTGCCAGGAGCcacccgtcgccggcgaggtcaaGGCCTGCGCCACGTCCCTGGAGAGCACCGTGCGGAGCGCCATGGGCATGCTCGGCACCTTGAACGAGCAGGGCGTGTGGGCGGCCACGTCGGCGCTCCCCCGCGGCGGCCTGCCGCGTCAGACCTACGTGGTTCGGGCGGTCACCGCGCTGGATGGCGACCGCTACGTGTCCTGCCACAGGGTGCCGTTCCCCTACGCCGTCTACCAGTGCCACGCCGCGGGGAACGGGTACAGAGCCTATGTGGTCTCGCTCAGCGGCCTCCGTGGCGGCCCGGCGGCTTCCATGCTGGCGTTCTGCCACGTCGACACCTCCAGCTGGAACCCGGCTCACCCGGCCTTCGAGGTGCTCAACACCCACCCCGGTGGCATGCCGGTGTGCCACTTCATGCCCTACGGCGACCTGGCGTTCGTCAAGAAGGCTGGAAGAGCCTATTAG